One stretch of Tepiditoga spiralis DNA includes these proteins:
- a CDS encoding YgiQ family radical SAM protein: protein MFDIPTTREEMNKLGIKQLDVILVSGDAFVDHPSFGTAIIARVLKDIANLKVGIICQPDWKTSKDITRLGEPKYFFGVTSGNMDSMVANYTASRRKRKTDEYTPNADFGKRPDRATIVYSNLIKQNFKGIPVILGGIEASLRRISHYDWWQNKVKKSFLLDSKADLLVYGMGEKTILQVADIFKNGGNIDDCKKLRGVVFWKSKLPKNNFKYKSLPSFEEVSNSKEKYMEMFKIFQNENDPLNSDGLIQKHDNRFVIQNPPQKYLTTKEMDMIYDLPYTKKVHPYYKKMGYVKALDTVKTSITSHRGCYGECSFCAITLHQGRTIQSRSIESILNEIKKMTADSSFNGIISDIGGPTANMYGHDCSKKIEHGACKNKRCIGIKTCNLLKPNHSKYIELLKKARKIKGIKKIFVASGIRLDLIFEDKIYGMDFLKELINHHISGRMKIAPEHASKKVLNLMNKPDFSITEKFIETFKKLNKESGKKQFFSAYIIAAHPGSTLEDEKYLKKRLNKSFGFTPNQVQIFTPTPSTKSTTMYYTEKDPNTNKKIFVEKNEKKRKIHKEIVVKYN from the coding sequence ATGTTTGATATACCGACAACACGTGAAGAAATGAATAAATTAGGAATTAAACAATTAGACGTGATTTTAGTTAGTGGCGATGCTTTTGTAGATCATCCTTCCTTTGGAACTGCTATAATAGCTCGTGTTTTAAAAGATATTGCTAATTTAAAAGTAGGAATTATTTGTCAACCAGATTGGAAAACATCAAAAGATATAACTAGACTTGGGGAACCTAAGTATTTTTTTGGTGTTACTTCAGGAAATATGGATTCAATGGTTGCTAACTATACTGCTTCAAGGAGAAAAAGAAAAACTGATGAGTATACTCCAAATGCTGATTTTGGTAAAAGACCAGATAGAGCAACTATAGTTTATTCTAATTTAATAAAACAAAATTTCAAAGGAATACCTGTTATTCTAGGTGGAATAGAAGCAAGTTTAAGAAGAATTTCTCATTATGACTGGTGGCAAAATAAAGTAAAAAAATCATTTCTTTTAGATTCAAAAGCAGATCTTTTAGTTTATGGTATGGGAGAAAAAACTATATTACAAGTAGCTGATATTTTCAAAAATGGAGGAAACATAGATGATTGCAAAAAATTACGTGGTGTAGTTTTTTGGAAATCAAAGTTACCTAAAAATAACTTTAAATATAAATCATTACCTTCTTTTGAAGAAGTTTCAAATTCTAAAGAAAAGTATATGGAAATGTTTAAAATTTTTCAAAATGAAAATGATCCTCTTAACTCTGATGGATTAATACAAAAACATGATAATAGATTTGTTATACAAAATCCACCACAAAAATATTTAACAACTAAAGAAATGGATATGATTTATGATTTGCCTTATACAAAAAAAGTTCATCCATACTATAAAAAAATGGGTTATGTTAAAGCCTTGGATACTGTTAAAACATCTATAACTTCTCACAGAGGTTGTTATGGAGAATGTAGTTTTTGTGCTATAACGCTTCATCAAGGAAGAACTATACAGAGTAGAAGCATTGAATCTATTTTAAATGAAATAAAAAAAATGACAGCTGATTCTTCTTTTAATGGTATTATTTCAGATATAGGTGGTCCAACTGCAAATATGTATGGACATGATTGTTCAAAAAAAATTGAACATGGAGCTTGTAAAAATAAAAGATGTATAGGGATTAAAACTTGTAATCTATTAAAACCTAATCATTCAAAGTATATTGAATTATTAAAAAAAGCCAGAAAAATTAAAGGAATAAAAAAAATTTTTGTGGCCTCTGGGATCCGGTTAGATTTAATTTTTGAAGATAAAATTTATGGTATGGATTTTTTAAAAGAATTAATTAATCATCATATTTCTGGAAGAATGAAAATAGCTCCAGAACACGCATCAAAAAAAGTTTTAAACTTAATGAATAAACCGGATTTTTCAATAACAGAAAAGTTTATAGAAACATTTAAAAAATTAAATAAAGAATCTGGAAAAAAACAATTTTTTTCGGCTTACATAATAGCAGCTCATCCAGGAAGTACTTTAGAAGATGAAAAATACTTAAAAAAAAGATTAAATAAAAGTTTTGGATTTACTCCAAATCAAGTACAAATTTTCACTCCAACTCCATCAACAAAATCAACAACAATGTATTATACTGAAAAAGATCCAAATACAAATAAAAAAATTTTTGTTGAAAAAAACGAAAAAAAGCGTAAAATTCATAAAGAAATTGTGGTAAAATATAATTGA
- a CDS encoding ATP-binding protein translates to MKKLPIGVQDYKELITDYIYIDKTKYLHELITSGKFYFLSRPRRFGKSLTISTLYYLFKGEKDLFKGTYIYDKWEFKEYPVIRISLLDTTNDTEEELKDGLLRIIKREAKKYGINIESDHYKYAFDELIFELSRKERVVILVDEYEKPILDNINNKEKAERYREILRNFYVSIKSNDEYIKFVFMTGITKFTKTGVFSALNNLNDISLNKKYAQMLGYTQEELESNFKEHIKETAIEMKMEEKELLKNLKMYYNGFSFDGENSVYNPFSILRFFNERKFQNYWFESGSPSFLYEYIKGKKIRYEDLVKYPVSELDFSTREIEEANASIFFTQAGYLTFKGIKRLGLREKYILDYPNIEVKNSFSKIILEANYGIRETEQIETTIYERIYEKDIEGIIKEIKRIISAIPYNLHKKEESYYHSLIYTILASAGLNVTAEELTNLGRSDIVIEEDTIYIMEIKIDKSAEKALNQIKEMKYYEKYKEKEIYIIGININSEKRNIDEYKIEKI, encoded by the coding sequence ATGAAAAAACTACCAATAGGAGTACAAGACTACAAAGAATTAATAACAGATTATATATACATAGATAAAACAAAATATTTACATGAATTAATAACAAGTGGAAAATTTTATTTTTTATCTCGTCCAAGAAGATTTGGAAAGAGTTTAACGATATCAACGCTGTATTATTTGTTTAAAGGAGAAAAAGACTTATTTAAAGGAACATACATATACGACAAATGGGAGTTCAAAGAGTATCCAGTAATAAGGATAAGTTTATTGGATACAACAAATGATACAGAAGAAGAATTAAAAGATGGATTATTAAGAATAATAAAAAGAGAAGCAAAAAAATATGGAATAAATATAGAGAGCGACCATTATAAATATGCTTTTGATGAATTAATATTTGAACTATCAAGAAAAGAAAGAGTAGTAATATTAGTAGATGAATATGAAAAACCAATATTAGACAATATAAACAACAAAGAAAAAGCAGAAAGATATAGAGAAATATTGAGGAATTTTTATGTTAGTATAAAATCAAATGATGAATACATAAAGTTTGTATTCATGACAGGAATAACAAAGTTCACAAAAACAGGAGTATTTTCAGCATTGAACAACTTAAATGATATATCGTTGAATAAAAAATACGCACAGATGTTGGGGTACACACAAGAAGAGTTGGAAAGTAACTTTAAAGAGCATATAAAAGAAACAGCAATTGAAATGAAGATGGAAGAAAAAGAATTATTAAAAAACTTAAAGATGTACTACAATGGATTTTCATTTGATGGAGAGAATTCTGTATACAATCCATTTTCAATATTAAGATTTTTTAATGAAAGAAAGTTTCAAAACTATTGGTTTGAAAGTGGATCGCCATCATTTTTATATGAATACATAAAAGGAAAGAAGATAAGATACGAAGACTTAGTGAAGTATCCAGTGAGTGAATTAGACTTTTCAACCCGAGAAATAGAAGAAGCAAATGCAAGCATATTCTTTACACAAGCAGGATACTTGACCTTTAAAGGAATAAAAAGATTAGGATTGAGGGAAAAGTATATATTAGACTATCCAAACATAGAAGTAAAGAACAGCTTTTCAAAGATAATATTAGAAGCAAACTATGGAATAAGAGAAACAGAACAAATAGAAACCACAATATATGAAAGAATATATGAAAAAGACATAGAAGGAATAATAAAAGAAATAAAAAGAATAATAAGTGCAATACCATACAACTTGCACAAAAAAGAAGAAAGCTACTATCACTCATTGATATACACAATACTTGCATCAGCGGGACTGAACGTAACAGCAGAAGAATTAACGAACTTAGGAAGAAGCGATATAGTAATAGAGGAAGACACTATATACATAATGGAAATAAAGATAGACAAAAGTGCAGAAAAAGCTTTAAATCAAATAAAAGAAATGAAGTACTATGAAAAGTACAAAGAGAAAGAAATTTACATAATAGGAATAAACATAAACTCAGAAAAAAGAAACATAGACGAATACAAAATAGAAAAAATATAA
- a CDS encoding CPBP family intramembrane glutamic endopeptidase — MNVRKFENIKAREFLSMYIVTTGLNHLYFYRKSLKEEIFFLIISQMLILMWFLYKIKKNKIYIKNFFKTNGKKYKKKDTIKFVTATSFIWIVYLTVFMLIALMYIMITGNDIHFPNDIHFTNKVEPNILNSGLLNLIYTIAQSLIISPILEEFIFRGIMINRFSLKWNVKKAVIISSIIFGLIHVNKINIITATIYGLIIGIVYVNTKSLKLPMLIHFFVNFITLIIDFIPDDTSIEDITIFKSDIIFILLIVVPISIYILKTIIKFLKNNSLSKVKNVPLEMEEFDYELNQ, encoded by the coding sequence ATGAATGTGAGAAAGTTTGAAAATATTAAAGCTCGAGAGTTTTTATCAATGTATATAGTAACAACTGGTTTGAATCATTTATATTTTTATAGGAAAAGTTTGAAAGAAGAAATTTTTTTCCTGATAATTTCTCAAATGTTAATTTTAATGTGGTTTCTTTATAAAATTAAGAAAAATAAAATTTATATAAAAAATTTTTTTAAAACAAATGGTAAAAAGTATAAAAAAAAAGATACAATAAAGTTTGTTACAGCAACTTCATTTATTTGGATAGTATACCTTACTGTGTTTATGTTGATAGCCCTAATGTATATTATGATAACAGGGAATGATATACATTTTCCAAATGACATACACTTTACAAATAAAGTTGAACCTAATATTTTAAATAGTGGTCTCTTAAATTTAATATATACAATTGCTCAATCCTTAATTATATCCCCTATATTGGAAGAGTTTATATTTAGAGGAATAATGATAAATCGATTTTCATTAAAGTGGAATGTAAAAAAAGCTGTAATTATTTCATCGATTATATTTGGATTAATACATGTAAATAAGATTAATATTATTACTGCTACTATATATGGGCTAATTATTGGAATAGTGTATGTTAATACAAAGAGTCTTAAACTACCAATGTTAATTCATTTTTTTGTTAATTTTATTACACTTATTATTGATTTTATACCAGATGATACATCAATTGAGGATATAACTATTTTTAAAAGTGATATAATATTTATACTTTTAATTGTTGTTCCAATAAGCATTTATATTTTAAAAACAATAATAAAGTTTTTAAAGAATAATTCTTTATCAAAAGTAAAAAATGTACCTCTTGAAATGGAAGAATTTGATTATGAATTAAATCAATAA
- a CDS encoding proline--tRNA ligase codes for MRFSKLYAPTLKEVPSDADIKSMELLIRGGFIRKVASGVYSYLPLGWKVIRKIENIVREEVNAIGAQEMLMPVVQPAELWKQTGRWDDYGPEMMKLTDRHNRSFTLGPTHEEMITHIVKNELISYKQLPTTLYQIATKYRDEIRPRFGVLRAREFIMKDAYSFHTSEESLDETYNDFYKAYEKILNRMDVEFVAVEADTGAIGGSNSHEFQVLAESGESTIFYCSECGYYATDEKAESGTKFEKTIEEMKDLKIVDTPNQKTIEEISKFLNTTPQNTIKSILLKGKEGWVLALIRGDYEINLSKIRTVANDQTLDLGEPGEIWNKFNVEIGFIGPIGIKDVKIIADYSIKTINNGVTGALEQDKHYINVNEGRDFNVDIYSDIRIISENEPCPKCGASLKSKKGIEVGQVFKLGTKYSEKMNGVYADENGRPKPYIMGCYGWGISRTLGAIVEQLHDENGIKWPKAIAPFEVIVINAAKTPEALQKSEEIYNELLKKGYDAALDDRKVSPGFKFKDSDLMGIPLKIVVGRSFKEGNVELKLRNEKDGEILKADTESILEKVEEKLNNYKPIKK; via the coding sequence ATGAGATTTTCAAAGCTCTACGCACCAACCCTCAAAGAAGTACCTTCAGATGCAGATATAAAAAGCATGGAACTTCTTATTAGGGGAGGATTTATTAGAAAAGTAGCTTCAGGAGTATATTCTTATCTTCCTCTTGGATGGAAAGTAATAAGAAAAATAGAAAATATAGTTAGAGAAGAAGTTAATGCAATAGGTGCACAAGAAATGTTAATGCCTGTTGTTCAACCAGCTGAACTTTGGAAACAAACTGGTAGATGGGATGATTATGGACCAGAAATGATGAAATTAACAGATAGACACAATAGAAGTTTTACACTTGGTCCAACACATGAAGAAATGATAACACACATAGTAAAGAATGAACTCATTTCTTATAAACAACTTCCTACTACTTTGTATCAAATAGCAACAAAGTATAGAGATGAAATAAGACCAAGATTTGGTGTTTTAAGAGCAAGAGAATTTATTATGAAAGATGCTTATTCATTTCATACAAGCGAAGAATCTTTAGATGAAACTTACAATGATTTTTATAAAGCATATGAAAAAATTTTAAATAGAATGGATGTTGAATTTGTTGCAGTTGAAGCTGATACAGGGGCAATTGGAGGTAGTAATTCTCATGAATTTCAAGTTTTAGCAGAATCTGGGGAAAGTACTATCTTTTATTGTTCAGAATGTGGATATTATGCAACAGATGAAAAAGCAGAGTCTGGAACAAAGTTTGAAAAAACAATTGAAGAAATGAAAGATTTAAAGATTGTAGACACACCAAATCAAAAAACAATTGAAGAAATTTCAAAGTTTTTAAATACAACTCCTCAAAATACAATAAAATCTATTTTATTAAAAGGTAAAGAAGGTTGGGTTCTTGCTCTAATAAGAGGTGACTATGAAATAAATTTATCAAAAATAAGAACCGTTGCAAATGATCAAACATTAGATTTAGGAGAACCAGGAGAAATTTGGAATAAATTTAATGTTGAGATAGGCTTTATTGGTCCTATTGGCATAAAAGATGTAAAAATAATTGCAGATTACAGTATAAAAACCATAAACAATGGAGTAACAGGAGCACTTGAACAAGATAAACATTATATAAATGTTAATGAAGGAAGAGATTTTAATGTTGATATTTATTCAGATATTAGAATAATATCTGAAAATGAACCTTGTCCAAAGTGTGGTGCTTCATTAAAGTCTAAAAAAGGTATAGAAGTTGGACAAGTTTTTAAACTTGGAACTAAATACTCTGAAAAGATGAATGGAGTATATGCTGATGAAAATGGAAGACCAAAACCATACATAATGGGATGTTATGGTTGGGGAATTTCAAGAACCCTTGGTGCAATAGTTGAACAACTGCATGATGAAAATGGAATAAAATGGCCAAAGGCTATTGCACCATTTGAAGTAATAGTTATAAATGCAGCAAAAACTCCTGAAGCTTTACAAAAGTCCGAAGAAATTTACAATGAACTGTTAAAAAAAGGATATGATGCTGCACTTGATGATAGAAAAGTATCTCCAGGTTTTAAATTTAAGGATAGCGATTTAATGGGAATTCCTTTAAAAATTGTTGTTGGTCGTTCTTTTAAAGAAGGAAACGTTGAATTAAAATTAAGAAATGAAAAAGATGGAGAAATATTAAAAGCTGATACAGAAAGTATTTTAGAAAAGGTTGAAGAAAAATTAAACAATTATAAACCAATAAAAAAATAA